Sequence from the Papilio machaon chromosome 21, ilPapMach1.1, whole genome shotgun sequence genome:
ccttatgatataaaaaaacactaaaatgtTGAAAGGGatctttaagaaaaaatttttGGGAATCTCTGATGTAAGTATTTGAgaaatgttcaattttttacAGATTCGGTGTATTCGAACAGGCGAAGCTGTACATGGTGACTGACAATGGTACACTCACAAACACAGGAAAGTTGGCCTGCGGGCTGGCAGCGGGTGTTGCTGAAGCGGTGTTCGCTGTCACACCCATGGAGACCGTTAAAGTCAAATTTATCAATGACATGCGAATGGAGAAGCCAAGGTATAAAGGATTCTTCCACGGAGTCAAGATGATTGTGAGGGAAGAAGGTGAGTGGCAAAGAACACATTCAGGTTTGTGAGGATTGGGAGGTAGCTCAAGGCAGGACTcgtaaaaaaaaggttttttatgCCATAAACTATATGAGCTCTACGAAAACGCACTGATCATCACTTTAGATATTGTCGAGTTAAACCATAGTTATTTGTATACGGATTTCGAAATCGAAAGAAATTTGAAGGTGAACCAGCTTACGTTGAGTTATACTAgacataattttatctatcAATAGCTTGCGGTTGCATCAGCgcggttatttttattttaatttcgtgaCTGAACTGTAGATATTCGTAGCGGTATTTATATaagtcttataaaaatataaactcacGATTGCTGCGTCAAAGTAATGCTGTTTATGATCGACGTCGACCGGGAATTAtagtgtgaaataaaaatatagtctgTTACTCTTCATTTCATCTTCCcagcaattaaaaatataaatcagatTATTTATATCGCAATACGTGATGCAAAAATCTCTGCACacctttttaaagaaattgcgAGATCGGATGAGCGTGAAATTTGACAGAGTTAATGTTAATTTGCAGAAGATGTgcataaagctatttttaattttaaaactctgACTGAATTATGGTTATTTTCGACCAATGGTCGATTACAAGTTGGTTTTAAATGAGCTTAAAATTTCGgataatgaaattgttttccGGACAAAACCATTATGGTGGCGTAGAATTTATTCTAATTTCAACCTTTTGAAATCTATTTCAGGTATCGGTGGAGTATACAAAGGTGTTACAGCCACTATAATGAAGCAAGGCAGCAATCAAGCGATCAGGTTCTTTGTGATGGAGTCGCTCAGGGACTGGTACAAGGGCGGTGATAGAGACAAACCGGTGCCCAAATACATCGTAGGACTGTTCGGTGGTATTGCAGGTATATAGACATTCAACATATTTATCAATAGAAGGGACAACTTAAACCAATCAGTGGTCCACAACTATTTACTTGGTAACATTTGCCACAGTATTTATTTGCTACTAAGGATTATGATTGTGAAGTTTTTAGGAAACAAGTATTTCAAATGTCCACTctgaaactaaataatttcaatctcTACGGGAAAGatgatacataaataattttcatcatcTTTTATATGgcactaacttttacccgcgactccgtccgcgcggaataaaaaaaaaatagaaaacggggtaaaaattatcctatgtccgtttcttggttctaagctacctgcccaccaattttcagtcaaatcgattcagccgtttttaagttataaatagtgtaactaacacgactttcttttatatatatagatttatcgtttcgatatattaaaacaaattgaatagtACTCAGAAATGATCCAATGGTTATAAATCAGGCAACTAGTTGTTAATTCCAGAGACCAAAGTTAATGAgagggataacgatatgttcCATACAGctctttaatatttctaattttataaattatttatctccAGGTGCTGCATCAGTGTTTGGTAACACACCTATCGACGTAGTTAAAACAAGAATGCAAGGATTAGAAGCAGCAAAGTACAGAAGCACATGGGATTGCTTCATAAAGACGTGGAAGCACGAAGGACCATTGGCCTTCTACAAAGGTACAGTGCCTCGTCTCAGTCGAGTTGTATTCGATGTTG
This genomic interval carries:
- the LOC106713652 gene encoding putative tricarboxylate transport protein, mitochondrial; the encoded protein is MSTKAGNFKNPFSRPWMTETGAAAAAGGAGSVGLKGVVAGGITGGIEICITFPTEYVKTQLQLDEKGGTKKYTGIFDCVKKTVKGHGFFGLYRGLSVLLYGSIPKSAVRFGVFEQAKLYMVTDNGTLTNTGKLACGLAAGVAEAVFAVTPMETVKVKFINDMRMEKPRYKGFFHGVKMIVREEGIGGVYKGVTATIMKQGSNQAIRFFVMESLRDWYKGGDRDKPVPKYIVGLFGGIAGAASVFGNTPIDVVKTRMQGLEAAKYRSTWDCFIKTWKHEGPLAFYKGTVPRLSRVVFDVAITFTIYDSIMDVFNYVWK